The genomic DNA ACGGGCGCATTGGCGCAGACAATCCGCCACATCGAGTCAGGCATTCAGGCAGGTCGCTGGCAGCCTGACGAACGCTTGCCGTCGGAACGTACGCTCGCGGAGTCGTTGGGTGTGTCGCGCGCGACGGTACGCGAAGCGATCGGACGCCTCGCAACCCGAGGTCTTCTGGAAACGCGACGCGGTAGCGGCGTCTATCTGCTGCGCAGCAAGCCAGCGGCGCTGGCGGCGCCGTGGCTTCAGCTCATCGCCGATACCCCGCCGCTGCGTTCGGAGACGCTTGAGTTCCGACTGGTGTTCGAGTGCGCCGCCGCGCGTTTCGCTGCGCAACGTGCGTCCCATCGGGAACTCGAACGTTTCGAGGCTGTGCTCGAACGCATGCGCGACGCGGTTGCAGGCAAGGACGTCGATGAAGAAGCCGCAACCGATGGTGAATTCCATA from Paraburkholderia terrae includes the following:
- a CDS encoding FadR/GntR family transcriptional regulator; translated protein: MESRLKATGALAQTIRHIESGIQAGRWQPDERLPSERTLAESLGVSRATVREAIGRLATRGLLETRRGSGVYLLRSKPAALAAPWLQLIADTPPLRSETLEFRLVFECAAARFAAQRASHRELERFEAVLERMRDAVAGKDVDEEAATDGEFHTALVAASQNRLLDQFYASVIGMLREHIASNTYDATVNNANAAEQARSRLRQHESIYYAIREGNPDAAQQAMYMHIDYVGRQFNV